Proteins found in one Longimicrobiales bacterium genomic segment:
- a CDS encoding TetR/AcrR family transcriptional regulator, producing MTETVEDGRVARGRRTRATVIDALLILYVEGNLTPTIEDIASRVGMTSRSIYHHFPDRNALAVALAEHQKAQHPELFIAHPISGSRAARIDGLVDHRAELFETVAPVRRSALAVMHASPEIRSQQTKLAARLRRQVTRTFEPEISALDRSTKAEAIELLDLHTSWETWERLRRWQRLSVQRSHSLVTDLVTQTLDTRSGSGLPANRNLPAS from the coding sequence GCGCGTCGCCCGGGGCCGGCGTACCCGCGCGACGGTGATCGATGCCCTGCTCATCCTGTACGTCGAGGGCAATCTCACCCCCACCATCGAAGACATCGCATCCCGAGTGGGGATGACCTCCCGGTCCATTTACCACCACTTCCCGGACCGCAATGCGCTAGCGGTGGCGTTGGCCGAGCACCAGAAAGCCCAACACCCGGAACTGTTCATCGCTCATCCGATCTCCGGGAGCCGCGCCGCACGAATCGACGGCCTCGTCGACCACCGAGCCGAGCTCTTCGAGACGGTCGCGCCGGTGCGCCGCTCCGCGTTGGCCGTCATGCACGCGTCGCCGGAGATCCGCTCTCAGCAGACCAAGCTGGCCGCCCGCCTCCGCCGGCAGGTGACCCGCACCTTCGAGCCCGAGATCTCAGCCCTCGACCGCAGCACGAAAGCCGAGGCCATCGAACTTCTCGACCTCCACACCAGCTGGGAGACGTGGGAGCGGCTGCGGCGCTGGCAGCGCCTGTCGGTCCAGCGCAGCCATAGCCTCGTCACCGACCTGGTGACCCAGACCCTCGACACAAGGTCCGGTTCAGGACTCCCGGCAAACAGAAATCTCCCAGCTTCCTGA